One window of Aliarcobacter lanthieri genomic DNA carries:
- a CDS encoding TDP-N-acetylfucosamine:lipid II N-acetylfucosaminyltransferase: MKYLHIMILDKFLAPFINFMDKYFGREDHYYVFITSEKYNYGLKKEHNVEFLHNDDDIFTTLVQYMNEAKKIVLHGLWREKVNLILKENPLLLKKCFWIMWGGDFYFPEKQSELQKYVIKNVPYLVTGTKGEVDYVRNNYNAKGKHIEAFVYTSNLFKNIKSRPKIDNKTRILIGNSSTETNQHFKVFNKLEIYKNENIEIFVPLSYGDFKYGMQVMKIGYKIFGDKFKPIIDFMNEQDYYKFLSTIDIGIFNHNRQQGMGNIITLLGMGKKVYMNPEVTTYEMFLYNDIIVNDINNFILDTTDISLNTNNIYNVERVFSTKNFITQLKQFL, from the coding sequence TATAAATTTTATGGATAAATATTTTGGAAGAGAAGATCATTATTATGTATTTATTACTAGTGAAAAGTATAATTATGGTCTAAAAAAAGAGCATAATGTTGAATTTCTCCATAATGATGATGATATTTTTACAACTTTAGTTCAATATATGAATGAAGCTAAAAAAATAGTTTTACATGGATTATGGAGAGAAAAAGTCAATTTAATCTTAAAAGAGAATCCATTATTATTGAAAAAATGTTTTTGGATAATGTGGGGAGGAGATTTTTATTTCCCTGAAAAACAATCTGAATTACAAAAATATGTGATAAAAAATGTTCCTTATTTAGTAACAGGGACGAAGGGTGAAGTTGATTATGTTAGAAATAATTACAATGCAAAAGGTAAACATATTGAAGCCTTTGTATATACAAGTAATTTATTTAAAAATATAAAATCAAGACCTAAAATTGATAATAAAACTAGAATTTTAATAGGTAATTCTTCAACAGAAACTAACCAACATTTTAAAGTATTTAATAAATTAGAAATTTATAAAAATGAGAATATTGAAATTTTTGTTCCATTATCTTATGGTGATTTTAAATATGGAATGCAGGTTATGAAAATAGGATATAAAATCTTTGGGGATAAATTTAAACCAATTATTGATTTTATGAATGAACAAGATTACTATAAATTTTTAAGTACAATTGATATTGGAATTTTTAATCACAATAGGCAACAAGGTATGGGGAATATTATTACTTTACTTGGTATGGGGAAAAAAGTTTATATGAATCCTGAAGTTACAACTTACGAAATGTTTCTATATAATGATATTATTGTAAATGATATAAATAATTTTATACTTGATACAACAGATATTAGTTTAAATACTAATAATATTTATAATGTTGAAAGAGTTTTTTCTACAAAAAATTTTATTACTCAATTAAAACAATTTCTTTAA
- a CDS encoding aldolase/citrate lyase family protein, which yields MFGIEDKLYEQLCKLKNEYNLQGIKAEFEAEGSSFRDLMRLRRLTSKAGIKLFLKIGGVEAIRDIKDSLEIDVDGLIAPMVESKFGAKKFYDSLTKIYGNHKIHTTLNLETKNAIEQLENILEFANGRFDNITIGRSDLTSSYFDKNIKPDSEFTFKLLQEVGEKIKNSNLTFTVGGSISVKTIDKINGKYFDLKEIIYKLETRKVILPTKVFLEKENAIKEALKFEELYILSKKEFSEIQISAEIARLTELKRRLQ from the coding sequence ATGTTTGGAATAGAAGATAAATTATATGAGCAGCTTTGTAAACTAAAAAATGAATACAATCTTCAAGGGATTAAAGCAGAATTTGAAGCAGAAGGTTCTTCATTTAGGGATTTAATGCGACTTAGAAGACTCACATCAAAAGCTGGAATAAAACTTTTTTTAAAAATTGGTGGAGTAGAAGCTATTCGAGATATAAAAGATTCTTTAGAAATTGATGTAGATGGATTAATAGCTCCAATGGTTGAGAGTAAATTTGGGGCAAAAAAATTTTATGATAGTCTTACAAAAATTTATGGAAATCATAAAATCCATACTACTTTGAATCTTGAAACTAAAAATGCTATAGAACAACTTGAAAATATTCTGGAATTTGCGAATGGAAGATTTGATAATATCACTATAGGACGTTCAGATTTAACATCTTCTTATTTTGATAAAAATATAAAACCTGATAGTGAGTTTACTTTTAAACTTTTACAAGAAGTTGGAGAAAAAATAAAAAATTCTAATTTAACATTTACTGTAGGTGGTAGTATATCAGTAAAAACTATAGATAAAATAAATGGAAAATATTTTGATTTAAAAGAAATAATTTATAAACTTGAAACTAGAAAAGTTATATTACCAACAAAAGTCTTTTTAGAGAAAGAAAATGCAATAAAAGAAGCTTTGAAATTCGAAGAATTATATATCCTATCAAAAAAAGAATTTAGTGAAATACAAATAAGTGCAGAAATAGCTAGACTTACTGAGTTAAAAAGGAGACTTCAATGA
- a CDS encoding cytidylyltransferase domain-containing protein codes for MNFAVIIPAQETNKYHKFGDLAPFGDTTLLEWKITQCKEFTKPSQIYISSDSKIIEDIALKEEINFIKRIEQKSFNQIILETLSKVKEDFIIWTNPTSPFLECKDYLSMIEKYENSKNIDSIVSVYSKYDYAYYNNNRLNFSDTFTPRNELIPIRIVTNGCYIIKKSIAIEKKSLYCDNHFLYELDYLSSVEIKDMHTYQISKELISAYFKRDLNV; via the coding sequence ATGAATTTCGCTGTAATAATACCAGCACAAGAGACAAATAAATATCATAAATTTGGAGATTTAGCACCTTTTGGAGATACAACTTTACTTGAATGGAAGATAACACAATGTAAAGAATTTACAAAACCATCTCAAATTTACATTAGTTCAGATAGTAAAATCATAGAAGATATTGCCTTGAAAGAAGAAATTAATTTTATAAAACGAATTGAACAAAAATCTTTTAATCAAATTATCTTGGAAACATTATCTAAAGTTAAAGAAGATTTTATAATTTGGACTAACCCTACTTCACCATTTCTTGAATGTAAAGATTATTTATCAATGATAGAGAAATATGAGAATAGTAAAAATATTGATTCTATTGTAAGTGTATATTCAAAATATGATTATGCTTACTACAATAATAATAGATTAAATTTTTCTGATACATTTACACCGAGAAATGAACTTATTCCTATTAGAATAGTTACAAATGGTTGTTATATTATTAAAAAAAGTATTGCTATAGAAAAAAAATCTTTATATTGTGATAATCATTTTCTATATGAACTTGATTATCTATCTTCAGTGGAAATAAAAGATATGCATACATATCAAATTTCAAAAGAACTTATTTCTGCTTATTTTAAAAGAGATCTAAATGTTTAA
- a CDS encoding cytidylyltransferase domain-containing protein: MFNNIGVVIPVRLGSSRVKEKAILPFGDSNLLEWKIKQLKQIISNKNIFVSTESDKLKIIASKNNVQIHHRDFYLADGHKASFSEVITGIVKDIPFEHIAWVTAVVPLMSPKEYKKAFETYEEEIIEKKNYDSLFSANLLKEYLWNENQTINYQANKNHTISQELPNIYRVTNGLYMRNKKSILEEGYFLGKNPNKFLVSKIAGIDIDEKEDYEIAKSLLNIYHGENDVNSN; the protein is encoded by the coding sequence ATGTTTAATAATATTGGTGTTGTAATACCTGTAAGACTTGGTAGTTCTCGAGTAAAAGAGAAAGCTATTCTACCATTTGGAGATAGTAATCTTTTAGAATGGAAAATAAAACAACTTAAACAAATAATTTCAAATAAAAATATTTTTGTGAGTACTGAAAGTGATAAATTAAAAATAATTGCATCAAAAAATAATGTACAAATACACCACAGAGATTTTTATTTAGCAGATGGTCATAAAGCATCCTTTAGTGAAGTTATAACAGGAATAGTTAAAGATATTCCATTTGAACATATTGCATGGGTTACAGCTGTTGTACCACTAATGAGTCCAAAAGAATATAAAAAAGCTTTTGAAACTTATGAGGAAGAAATTATCGAAAAAAAGAATTATGATTCTCTTTTTTCTGCAAATTTATTAAAAGAATACTTATGGAATGAAAATCAAACAATTAATTATCAAGCAAATAAAAATCATACTATAAGTCAGGAATTACCAAATATTTATCGTGTTACTAATGGTTTATATATGAGAAATAAGAAATCTATATTAGAAGAAGGATATTTTTTAGGAAAAAATCCTAATAAATTTTTAGTTTCTAAAATTGCAGGTATTGATATTGATGAAAAAGAAGATTATGAAATTGCAAAATCACTTCTAAATATTTATCATGGAGAAAATGATGTTAATTCAAATTGA
- a CDS encoding sulfotransferase, whose protein sequence is MLIQIDGWFAGGKSVLWSLLDGHKDIFVNPIHDFSHVALLNQKNNEEWVTKKHTTHLRKILSITEYYKFEKFFIEGQLGIVYSTNNIGYLPYSTNFYAFDKKFYTSLENSKKWDLEFIIETLYKSYYEVHTQKKDFPKYYATMSHPGHFKNYKNIPEIFPNMKSIVVKRGLKNIIATRTNRKERPRDLNEHQAFNTPFNVILQREEIEKILEYFDTNEKLQEQYPEQFLIVDFNDLVKNTENTMKRVAKFLNIEYTPILSIPTRDGIVLEKDGMSFIGKENDDYKELLTDEEIKIIDKKEIDFKNRHDISKKDFTNNFNLSKDINKIHQQLFDLKSKYNKIAIYGYGTFGELASYFLEEKVTCIIDRNYQNFSNSKHIIHNPKNIQDFIFDIILIAVLGREDHIINDLINIYNIPKNKIITLNI, encoded by the coding sequence ATGTTAATTCAAATTGATGGATGGTTTGCTGGTGGGAAAAGTGTTTTATGGTCATTACTTGATGGACATAAGGATATTTTTGTAAATCCTATACACGACTTTTCACATGTAGCATTACTAAATCAGAAAAATAATGAAGAATGGGTAACAAAAAAACACACTACACATCTTAGAAAGATTTTATCTATTACTGAATACTACAAATTTGAAAAATTTTTTATTGAAGGTCAATTAGGAATAGTATACTCAACTAATAATATTGGTTACTTACCTTACTCAACAAATTTTTATGCGTTTGATAAAAAGTTTTATACTTCTTTAGAAAATAGCAAAAAATGGGATTTAGAATTTATAATAGAAACTCTATATAAATCTTATTACGAAGTTCACACTCAAAAAAAAGATTTTCCCAAATATTATGCAACAATGAGTCATCCTGGGCATTTTAAGAATTATAAAAATATTCCTGAAATCTTTCCAAATATGAAAAGTATAGTTGTAAAAAGAGGTCTTAAAAATATCATAGCAACAAGAACAAATAGAAAAGAAAGACCTAGAGATTTAAACGAGCATCAAGCTTTTAATACTCCATTTAATGTGATTTTACAAAGGGAAGAGATAGAAAAAATATTAGAATATTTTGATACAAATGAAAAGCTACAAGAGCAATATCCTGAACAATTTTTAATTGTTGATTTTAATGATTTAGTAAAAAATACAGAAAATACAATGAAAAGAGTTGCTAAATTTTTAAATATTGAATATACACCTATCTTATCTATTCCTACAAGAGATGGAATAGTATTAGAAAAAGATGGAATGAGTTTTATTGGAAAAGAGAATGATGACTATAAAGAACTATTAACAGATGAAGAAATAAAAATTATCGATAAAAAAGAGATAGATTTTAAAAATCGACATGATATTTCAAAAAAAGATTTTACAAATAATTTTAATCTTTCAAAAGATATAAATAAAATACATCAACAACTTTTTGATTTAAAAAGTAAATATAATAAAATCGCAATTTACGGATATGGTACATTTGGCGAATTAGCAAGTTATTTTTTGGAAGAAAAAGTAACTTGTATCATAGATAGAAATTATCAAAATTTCTCTAATTCAAAACATATTATTCATAATCCAAAAAATATTCAAGATTTTATTTTTGATATTATATTAATTGCTGTATTAGGTAGGGAAGATCATATTATAAATGACTTAATTAATATTTATAATATTCCAAAAAATAAAATCATAACTTTAAATATATGA
- a CDS encoding methyltransferase domain-containing protein yields the protein MKKILVVGGGKWQVPIVQKAKELGHVVICSNLYENSPAFEFSDYSYVANVLDKEKNLEIAKKYNVDAVITDQSDIAVNTVAYINEKLGLNGVGISIAELFTNKSKMREQLIFEDLHHPKYCLCKNKNDLINFFTSINKPIIIKPTNNQSSRGLRFINNLDEIDDAYKFTLSNCNTSEFLAEEFIGGFELTAEGYKYKNGSHHTFCVSKKIYFKNLVGIANSLQYQPVFDEFDIEKLKLINNQLFKNVSFAITHVEYKYYEGKFYLIEAAIRGGGTKISSLITPTLSAYDSNEFLIKNSLGEIVNYEQKSSSYNFGILKFFDFGTGKVKNIINQNIQKKDKNVLDLELEFDIGDELFKPADDRSRTGYFIAKASSLSELNNRVKAIENSVKVIFENNLKEMPKKDKDEVITRYSNRYKFFGFSPKTLGWDKGKQDLRYHILFEEFNLENKSILDIGCGFGDANILLKQKSTKYQYLGIDIVEDLINEAKNIYKNEYNINFILDDFLKVSLDKPFDIIVASGVFNFKLLDNNNYEFIEAFMKKAFELSREGIAFDFLSDKVDFQYEHTFHSNPLKILDMAYKLSKNVILKNNYMPFEFSVFIFKDQSFEEEDTIFKRFKNEKEYYRFH from the coding sequence ATGAAAAAAATATTAGTTGTAGGTGGAGGAAAATGGCAAGTACCTATTGTACAAAAAGCCAAAGAGTTAGGACATGTTGTTATATGTTCAAATTTATATGAAAATTCTCCTGCATTTGAATTTTCTGATTATTCTTATGTTGCAAATGTTCTTGATAAAGAAAAAAATTTAGAAATTGCTAAAAAGTACAATGTAGATGCAGTTATAACAGATCAAAGTGATATTGCAGTAAATACAGTTGCTTACATAAATGAAAAATTAGGACTTAATGGAGTTGGAATTTCAATAGCTGAACTTTTTACAAATAAATCTAAAATGAGAGAACAACTTATTTTTGAAGATTTACATCATCCAAAATATTGTTTATGCAAAAATAAAAATGATTTAATAAATTTTTTTACTTCAATCAACAAACCAATTATAATAAAACCAACAAATAATCAATCAAGCAGAGGGTTAAGATTTATAAACAATTTAGATGAAATTGATGATGCTTATAAATTTACGTTATCAAATTGTAATACCAGTGAATTTCTTGCAGAAGAGTTTATAGGTGGATTTGAATTAACAGCTGAAGGATATAAGTATAAAAATGGTTCTCACCATACATTTTGTGTATCAAAAAAAATATATTTTAAAAATTTAGTAGGAATTGCAAATTCATTACAATATCAACCAGTATTTGATGAATTTGATATTGAAAAACTTAAATTAATTAATAATCAACTCTTTAAAAATGTTTCCTTTGCAATAACTCATGTAGAATATAAATATTATGAAGGAAAGTTTTATTTAATAGAAGCGGCAATAAGAGGTGGTGGAACAAAAATTTCTTCTTTAATTACTCCCACATTAAGTGCTTATGATAGCAATGAATTTTTAATTAAAAATTCTTTAGGAGAAATTGTAAATTATGAACAAAAATCAAGTTCTTATAATTTTGGCATTTTAAAATTTTTTGATTTTGGAACAGGAAAAGTTAAAAATATAATAAACCAAAATATCCAAAAAAAAGACAAAAATGTTTTGGATTTAGAATTAGAATTTGATATTGGAGATGAACTATTCAAACCTGCTGATGATAGAAGTAGAACTGGTTATTTTATTGCAAAAGCTTCTAGTTTGAGCGAATTAAACAATAGAGTTAAAGCTATAGAAAATAGTGTAAAAGTTATATTTGAAAATAATCTAAAAGAGATGCCTAAAAAAGATAAAGATGAAGTAATAACAAGATACTCAAATAGATATAAATTTTTTGGATTTTCACCAAAAACTTTAGGTTGGGACAAAGGAAAACAAGATTTAAGATATCATATTTTATTTGAAGAGTTTAATTTAGAAAATAAATCTATTTTAGATATTGGATGTGGTTTTGGTGATGCAAATATATTATTAAAACAAAAAAGTACCAAATATCAATATTTAGGAATTGATATAGTAGAAGATTTAATAAATGAAGCAAAAAATATTTATAAAAATGAATATAATATTAATTTCATTTTAGATGATTTTTTAAAAGTATCATTAGATAAACCATTTGATATTATCGTCGCATCTGGTGTTTTTAATTTTAAACTTTTAGATAATAACAACTATGAATTTATTGAAGCTTTTATGAAAAAAGCCTTTGAACTTTCGAGGGAAGGGATTGCTTTTGATTTTCTATCTGATAAAGTAGATTTTCAATATGAACACACATTTCATAGTAACCCATTAAAAATTTTGGATATGGCATATAAATTAAGTAAAAATGTTATACTAAAAAATAATTATATGCCATTTGAGTTTTCTGTTTTTATTT